One Pyrus communis chromosome 4, drPyrComm1.1, whole genome shotgun sequence genomic region harbors:
- the LOC137732941 gene encoding uncharacterized protein, which translates to MGRGGAYHYQGDVVPYASGQYQYSQDPYYQSEYPQYSGGYTPYHPIPAGGSQWYQGGQPQQGEIASSSAGSSRQPGQLSQGRCMHGRNNQASKGHGGRQQAQGRVNNISLQDAQNHPNFIMGTLNILGHFARALIDCGATHSIISQTFAQVTQTHPTPLGYDLEFAMPKGERCYVDYVYLGCPVMVEDIVMPVNLIPLDIVYFDVFFGTYWLHYNRANIDYYRKTITFHRPGLRVVTFVGEQSGVRHGVISAMRAKGLLSKGCQGYLAHVVLNDVAPSNVDYVKVVRHFPNVFPDDLHGLPPDRMWNSLLICFQLKIKSEDVPKTSFRTRYSHYEFLVMPLGLTNALAAFMDLMNRVFQPYLDRKDVKFEWDDNCERSFQQLKYCLTHGPALALPDDSGNFEIYSDTSLNGLGCVLMQHGRVIAYAS; encoded by the exons atgggtcgaggtggtgcttaccattaTCAGGGTGATGTCGTTCCTTATGCTTCAGGGCAGTATCAGTATTCGCAGGATCCTTATTATCAGAGTGAGTATCCTCAGTATTCTGGAGGTTATACGCCGTATCATCCCATTCCAGCTGGTGGAtctcagtggtatcagggagggcAGCCCCAACAAGGAGAAATTGCTTCCAGTAGTGCAGGATCTTCAAGGCAACCTGGTCAGCTAAGTCAAGGCCGTTGTATGCATGGGCGAAATAATCAAGCTAGTAAAGGTCATGGGGGACGACAACAAGCCCAAGGACGTGTTAACAATATatctctgcaggatgctcaaaATCATCCGAACTTCATCATGGGTACATTAAACATTCTTGGTCACTTTGCTAGAGctttaattgattgtggtgctacgCATTCTATCATTTCTCagacatttgctcaagtaacgcaaactcatcctacacctctagggtatgatttagagtttgctatgcctaaaGGGGAAAGATGTTATGTTGATTATGTATATctaggatgtccagtgatggtggaggataTAGTTATGCCAGTTaaccttatcccgttagatattgtttaTTTTGATGTGTTTTTTGGTACATATTGGTTGCATTATAATCGTGCCAATATAGATTACTATAGGAAAACAATTACtttccatcgtcctggattacGTGTGGTTAcatttgtgggtgagcagagtggggtgaggcatggcgttatttctgctATGAGAGCAAAAGgattattatcaaaaggttgccagggatatttagctcatgtggtgttgaatGATGTTGCTCCTAGTAATGTGGACTATGTGAAAGTAGTCAGACATTTTCCTAATGTTTTCCCTGATGATTTACATGGATTGCCGCCAGACCGGATGTGGAATTCATTATTGATTTGCTTCCAA ttGAAGATTAAAAGTGAGGATGTTCCTAAGACATCTTTTAGGACTCGATATAGCcattatgagtttcttgtgATGCCATTGGGATTAACTAATGCACTTGCagcctttatggatttgatgaatcgaGTATTTCAGCCATATTTAGAcag gaaagatgttaaatttgagtgggatgataattgtgagcggagcttccagcagttgaagtattgtctcactcatggaCCTGCTTTGGCACTTCCAGATGATAGTGGTAATTTCGAGATCTATAGTGACACTTCCTTAAATGGTCTAggttgtgtgttgatgcagcatggtagggtgattgcttatgcttcatgA